A single genomic interval of Adhaeribacter pallidiroseus harbors:
- a CDS encoding TonB-dependent receptor plug domain-containing protein produces the protein MKVRPPVASSVLGLVKATVEQTVKGKVTATTGEPLPFVNVLLKGTSSGATTDAAGNYTITVPDNNAVLVFSYIGYINQEITVGNRTTIDVQLVSDTKALEEVVVVGYGTQNKATLTGSVSQVAGAEIAKSPSANVTASLQGRTPGLTANQRSGQPGRDDPSILIRGTGTLNDNGPLIIVDGVPRSQLSRLNPEDIESISVLKDASAAIYGARGPMG, from the coding sequence ATGAAAGTGAGACCTCCTGTAGCCTCCTCTGTTCTGGGTTTAGTTAAGGCAACAGTAGAACAAACCGTGAAAGGCAAAGTAACAGCCACCACCGGTGAACCGCTGCCTTTTGTAAATGTATTGCTTAAAGGAACATCCAGTGGAGCCACTACGGATGCAGCCGGCAATTACACGATTACCGTACCGGACAACAATGCCGTATTGGTATTTTCTTACATTGGCTATATCAACCAAGAAATAACCGTTGGCAACCGCACCACTATTGATGTGCAGCTAGTATCGGATACCAAAGCTTTGGAAGAAGTAGTAGTGGTGGGTTATGGTACGCAGAACAAAGCTACTTTAACGGGTTCGGTTTCGCAGGTGGCCGGTGCCGAAATCGCCAAAAGCCCGTCGGCGAATGTTACGGCTTCTTTACAAGGCCGCACACCCGGCTTAACGGCCAACCAAAGAAGTGGTCAGCCCGGCAGAGACGATCCGAGTATTTTAATTCGGGGAACCGGTACTTTAAATGATAATGGTCCTTTAATTATTGTGGATGGGGTACCGCGCAGCCAGCTTAGCCGGTTAAATCCGGAGGATATTGAAAGTATTTCGGTTTTAAAAGATGCCTCCGCGGCTATTTACGGGGCCCGGGGGCCAATGGGGTAA
- a CDS encoding RagB/SusD family nutrient uptake outer membrane protein — MKKIVSFIVLLSFVLGSCKRDILDIAPQDRVAEETVWNDEALIRAYHNELYNAVPHGFYIHMYSKYTDEAFNSAPCCGADIFKRNTFTPDNISSAAGGDFWGGYINYWNLGYQYIRKINIFLDKMAAPDAIEFSTKKRLIAEAKFLRAFVYFNLIERYGGVPIVTKTYALGEQEIFKRNTIEECVAFIEKDLSEAEPELSAKFASSDAANYGRATKDASNALKSRVLLYAASPLFNPANDKQKWQKAADAAAVFINNGDGGYSLYPDYGKLFNMPSGASQNEYIFARNFTTTNGHQAPMHNLGRRYGAYGGWWASNGPTQNLIDDYEMKNGEPAFTWNGDVQTVNAASGYDPANPYQNRDPRFEATVIHDNSVFRGDTHEMWVAANNVSEWGPDSYKQSSDNPRGGYILRKFMPEDGPLNWQTTYTTPWPFFRLAEIYLNYAEAKFALGDEATAREYISKVRARVGMPAIPATVTGEALKQRIYNERRIELAFEGHRYFDIRRWKIANVVENRPIRGMDIIKDLTTGVKTYNPNVVLLQKVPYEDKMNFLPVETAEVRRNSPELQTPGW, encoded by the coding sequence ATGAAAAAAATAGTAAGTTTTATAGTACTGCTTAGCTTCGTACTAGGTTCCTGTAAAAGAGATATTTTAGATATAGCACCCCAGGACCGGGTGGCCGAAGAAACCGTCTGGAACGATGAAGCTTTAATCCGGGCGTATCATAACGAATTGTACAATGCTGTTCCGCACGGGTTTTACATCCACATGTATTCAAAATATACCGATGAAGCTTTTAATAGTGCGCCGTGTTGCGGGGCCGATATTTTTAAGCGCAATACCTTTACTCCGGACAATATCAGTTCCGCCGCGGGGGGCGATTTTTGGGGAGGCTACATTAATTACTGGAATCTGGGCTATCAGTACATCCGGAAAATTAATATTTTCCTGGATAAAATGGCGGCTCCCGATGCGATCGAATTTAGCACGAAAAAGCGTTTAATTGCCGAAGCTAAATTTTTGCGGGCCTTTGTTTATTTTAATTTAATCGAAAGATACGGGGGCGTACCTATTGTTACTAAAACGTACGCACTGGGCGAGCAAGAAATATTTAAGCGAAATACGATTGAGGAATGCGTGGCATTTATCGAAAAAGATTTGAGCGAAGCCGAACCGGAACTGTCGGCTAAATTCGCCTCATCCGATGCGGCTAATTACGGCCGCGCCACCAAAGACGCCAGCAACGCTTTAAAATCCAGGGTGTTGTTGTACGCTGCTTCGCCTTTGTTTAACCCCGCCAACGATAAACAAAAATGGCAGAAAGCGGCCGACGCCGCGGCGGTATTCATTAACAACGGCGACGGCGGCTATTCCCTTTACCCGGATTATGGAAAACTATTTAACATGCCGAGCGGCGCTTCGCAGAACGAGTATATTTTTGCCCGCAATTTTACCACTACCAATGGCCACCAGGCACCCATGCACAATTTAGGCCGCCGCTACGGGGCTTACGGGGGCTGGTGGGCCAGCAATGGCCCTACGCAAAACCTGATAGATGATTACGAGATGAAAAACGGCGAACCCGCCTTTACCTGGAACGGGGACGTGCAAACCGTTAATGCTGCTTCTGGCTACGATCCGGCTAATCCTTACCAAAACCGGGATCCTCGTTTTGAAGCTACCGTTATCCACGATAACAGTGTTTTCCGGGGCGACACGCACGAAATGTGGGTAGCCGCTAACAACGTGAGTGAGTGGGGGCCGGATTCGTACAAACAAAGCAGCGATAACCCGCGGGGCGGTTATATTTTAAGAAAGTTTATGCCGGAAGATGGTCCGCTTAACTGGCAAACGACCTATACTACTCCCTGGCCTTTCTTCCGCTTAGCCGAAATTTATTTAAATTATGCCGAAGCCAAGTTTGCCCTGGGTGATGAAGCTACTGCCCGCGAATATATTTCGAAAGTAAGAGCCCGGGTAGGCATGCCCGCCATACCCGCTACCGTTACCGGCGAGGCGTTAAAGCAACGGATTTACAACGAACGAAGAATTGAACTGGCCTTTGAAGGACACCGGTATTTTGATATCCGGCGCTGGAAGATAGCCAACGTGGTGGAAAACCGACCCATTCGCGGAATGGATATTATCAAGGACTTAACTACGGGCGTTAAAACGTATAACCCTAACGTGGTATTACTCCAGAAAGTACCTTACGAAGACAAAATGAATTTTCTGCCGGTAGAAACAGCGGAAGTTAGAAGAAACAGCCCGGAATTGCAAACTCCCGGCTGGTAG
- a CDS encoding NHL repeat-containing protein, giving the protein MNQDNTRRNFLKKTGSVLIASSLFPTIWVKKSQAKTLAVTVGHHSHQYRVVEGWGVLDAGKNPVNDCHEMVEDAQGRLILLTNETRNNVLIYDKSGKLLETWGTSYPGGHGLTLSNEGGEQFLFITDTDRNQVIKTDLKGQEILKLDYPRENKSYSHPGEFKPTETTVNPSNGDIYVADGYGLNFITQYNRKGEYIRHFGGKGTANEQFDCCHGVLYDNRNAQSPTLLITDRSHTSLKRFTLDGKYLSTIAVPGSFICRPVVKGKNMYAAVYRSTSQDYPNSGYITIFDEKDRVISTPGGTEPKYVKNILQEQQKDRSFTAFMHPHDVCIDGDENIYVPQWASKKTYPIKLERI; this is encoded by the coding sequence ATGAATCAAGATAATACCCGTCGTAACTTCCTGAAGAAAACCGGTTCTGTTTTAATTGCCAGTTCCTTATTTCCTACTATCTGGGTAAAGAAAAGTCAGGCGAAAACGCTGGCCGTAACCGTTGGGCACCATTCGCACCAATACCGGGTAGTAGAAGGCTGGGGCGTTTTAGATGCGGGTAAAAACCCGGTGAACGATTGCCACGAAATGGTAGAAGATGCCCAAGGCCGGTTGATCTTACTCACCAACGAAACCCGCAACAACGTTTTAATCTACGATAAATCGGGCAAGCTGCTCGAAACCTGGGGCACCAGCTACCCCGGCGGCCACGGCTTAACCTTAAGTAACGAAGGGGGCGAACAGTTTTTGTTTATCACCGACACCGACCGCAACCAGGTAATTAAAACCGACTTAAAAGGCCAAGAAATTTTAAAATTAGACTACCCCCGCGAAAACAAGAGCTACAGCCACCCAGGCGAGTTTAAGCCCACCGAAACGACCGTGAACCCCAGCAACGGCGATATTTACGTGGCCGATGGGTACGGCTTAAATTTTATTACCCAGTATAACCGCAAAGGCGAATACATCCGGCATTTTGGCGGCAAAGGCACCGCCAACGAACAATTTGATTGCTGTCACGGCGTGCTCTACGATAACCGCAATGCCCAAAGCCCTACCCTGCTCATCACCGACCGCTCGCATACCAGTTTAAAGCGCTTTACTCTGGACGGCAAGTATTTATCGACCATAGCGGTACCTGGTTCTTTTATATGCCGGCCGGTTGTTAAGGGCAAAAACATGTACGCCGCCGTTTACCGCAGTACCTCCCAGGATTACCCCAATTCCGGTTACATTACCATATTCGACGAAAAAGACCGCGTTATTTCCACACCGGGCGGCACCGAACCCAAATACGTTAAAAACATTTTACAAGAACAGCAAAAAGACCGCAGCTTCACCGCTTTTATGCACCCCCACGATGTTTGCATTGATGGCGACGAAAACATTTATGTACCGCAATGGGCTTCGAAGAAAACGTACCCGATAAAATTAGAACGAATTTAG
- a CDS encoding SusC/RagA family TonB-linked outer membrane protein, with amino-acid sequence MGVGSSAAEDLGNGGLASRNAYDNYFGRFNYDFKAKYLLEFLFRYDGSQIFPQGKRYGFFPGISGAWRLSEENFVRNALPFVNSLKLRASYGELGNDRVGAFQYLQFFGFGGNYVFGNTVAPGLTTGVLPNPNITWERAKKTDIGLEATLWNGKLGVDLTLWQQKRRDILINRNLAIPSTMGFPGVPPENFGKVNSQGLELILSHRNSFGPLKYDISGNVAYSVSKVIELDEVPPAEAYQNYTGTPIGSSLYYKADGVFNTQEELDNYPHHANSQVGDIKVVDLNKDGVIDSKDQYRFEYTATPRYVFGLNTNFQFKNFDLNIFFQGQTGVYNYDGTAAALGNTDFSNASVWRATDRWTESNPNGTKPRADAWQPGNTTFFLFDATFIRLKTIELGYNLPSAILERTKALKNVRLFASAFNLATWSKEIKWADPELNGNFLVWPPQRIINFGISVNF; translated from the coding sequence ATTGGGGTAGGAAGCTCGGCGGCAGAAGACTTAGGCAACGGGGGTTTGGCTAGCCGTAATGCTTACGATAATTATTTTGGCCGGTTTAACTATGATTTTAAGGCCAAATACCTATTAGAGTTTTTGTTCCGGTACGATGGTTCGCAAATATTTCCGCAAGGAAAACGCTACGGATTTTTCCCGGGTATTTCGGGAGCCTGGCGGTTATCCGAAGAAAATTTTGTCAGAAATGCCCTGCCTTTTGTAAATTCCCTGAAGCTGAGAGCGAGTTATGGGGAGTTAGGTAACGACCGGGTAGGGGCATTTCAATATCTACAATTTTTTGGATTTGGGGGGAACTATGTTTTTGGTAATACCGTGGCGCCGGGCCTGACAACCGGCGTGTTGCCTAATCCCAATATTACCTGGGAACGGGCCAAAAAAACGGATATTGGCTTAGAAGCTACTCTTTGGAACGGAAAGCTGGGCGTAGATCTTACCTTATGGCAACAAAAAAGGAGAGATATTTTAATTAACCGCAATTTAGCCATTCCCAGTACCATGGGCTTCCCGGGAGTTCCCCCCGAAAATTTTGGCAAAGTTAATTCCCAAGGCCTCGAGCTTATTCTGAGCCATCGAAACAGTTTCGGGCCATTAAAGTACGATATTAGCGGTAATGTGGCCTACTCTGTAAGTAAAGTTATTGAGCTGGATGAAGTACCACCCGCCGAAGCTTACCAAAATTATACCGGCACCCCCATCGGTTCTAGCCTTTACTATAAAGCCGACGGCGTATTTAATACCCAAGAAGAACTAGATAATTATCCGCACCACGCCAATAGCCAGGTTGGCGATATTAAGGTAGTGGATTTAAACAAAGATGGTGTAATTGACAGCAAGGATCAGTACCGGTTCGAATACACGGCTACTCCCCGGTATGTATTTGGCCTGAATACAAATTTTCAGTTTAAAAACTTTGACCTTAATATCTTTTTCCAGGGCCAGACCGGAGTGTATAATTACGATGGCACAGCGGCCGCGCTAGGAAATACCGATTTTTCGAACGCATCGGTGTGGCGGGCCACTGATCGCTGGACCGAAAGTAACCCCAACGGCACCAAGCCCCGGGCCGATGCCTGGCAGCCGGGTAACACTACTTTCTTTTTATTCGACGCTACTTTTATCCGGCTGAAAACAATTGAGTTGGGTTACAATCTGCCCAGCGCTATTTTAGAAAGAACAAAGGCGCTTAAAAACGTGCGTTTGTTTGCGAGCGCTTTTAACCTGGCCACTTGGTCGAAAGAAATCAAGTGGGCCGACCCGGAGCTGAACGGTAACTTTTTGGTGTGGCCGCCCCAACGGATAATCAATTTTGGAATAAGCGTCAATTTTTAA
- a CDS encoding beta-xylosidase family glycoside hydrolase, with product MNRPNKMDWTGHADLTEGPDGKYYAVFLGIRPNEKDRVNAGRETFLLPVDWSGEFPVFENGLIPLKPKLKTPGGIKNQTGQNGFFPNGNFTFTDNFTAKYLDYRWISMRGPREEFLSTGKNGLQITPFAHTIKAVAPISALWHRQQHNAFTANVTLKYIPKSEKDLAGLACYQSEKFNYVLGITKKGNDNYLVLARTEKGNTTVLASEKVDVRKPVQLQVVAQGDEYKFYYATDKQNFKNIGGSVSGDILSTNVAGGFTGSLIGLYATSANDIQP from the coding sequence GTGAACCGGCCGAATAAAATGGATTGGACCGGCCACGCCGATTTAACAGAAGGACCAGACGGAAAATATTACGCCGTATTTTTAGGAATCCGGCCAAACGAAAAAGACCGGGTAAACGCCGGACGCGAAACCTTTCTATTGCCCGTAGATTGGAGTGGCGAGTTTCCGGTATTTGAAAACGGATTAATACCTTTAAAACCTAAACTTAAAACTCCAGGCGGGATAAAAAACCAAACCGGGCAAAACGGTTTCTTCCCCAACGGTAACTTTACCTTCACCGATAATTTTACCGCAAAATATTTAGATTACCGGTGGATTAGCATGCGTGGTCCGCGGGAGGAGTTCCTTAGCACCGGCAAAAACGGTTTGCAAATCACACCTTTTGCCCACACTATTAAAGCAGTAGCGCCTATCTCGGCCCTGTGGCATCGGCAGCAGCATAATGCCTTTACGGCCAATGTTACTCTAAAATATATCCCAAAATCGGAAAAAGACTTAGCTGGCCTGGCGTGTTACCAGAGCGAAAAATTTAACTATGTATTAGGAATAACTAAAAAAGGAAACGACAATTATCTGGTTTTAGCCAGAACTGAAAAAGGGAACACTACCGTTTTGGCCAGTGAAAAAGTAGATGTCCGGAAACCTGTTCAGTTACAAGTAGTAGCCCAAGGAGATGAATATAAATTTTATTATGCTACGGATAAGCAAAATTTTAAAAATATCGGTGGCTCCGTCTCCGGAGATATTCTTTCTACCAACGTAGCCGGTGGTTTTACCGGGTCTTTAATCGGGTTATACGCCACTTCTGCTAATGATATTCAACCGTAA
- a CDS encoding SusC/RagA family TonB-linked outer membrane protein, which translates to MLDAATFAEVYNEGGYYRAGRNPNYYNNPQYSADAIEKYRNGSDPVLYPNTDWVGELLKSQASQQNINLQVNGGSDNVRYLLSFGSLQQGTNFYHDPTSYRQYNARVKVDIDLLKNLTVGANLSAILNKRTYAPTSQEINFINLMQASPTIVGRYPNGLYGPGRFGESPMLLDQRGYNKIDDSPLYSTFTATYKVPFVSGLKIDGSFNYDLNNQLEKTWNLPYSYYEYNTVTGDYDKKQAAIQSAASLTDIYRKYTTMLYNVRATYEKTLLADHHIVAMIGGNNSRQLIVMPVLPAGTL; encoded by the coding sequence ATGCTGGACGCCGCCACCTTTGCCGAGGTTTACAACGAAGGAGGCTATTATCGGGCCGGCCGCAATCCTAATTACTACAATAATCCGCAATACTCCGCCGATGCGATTGAGAAATACCGCAACGGCTCCGACCCGGTTTTGTACCCGAATACCGATTGGGTAGGCGAACTTTTAAAATCGCAGGCCTCTCAGCAAAACATTAACCTTCAGGTAAACGGCGGCAGTGATAACGTGCGTTATTTGCTTTCGTTTGGCAGCTTGCAGCAGGGTACCAATTTTTACCATGATCCCACTTCTTACCGCCAGTATAATGCACGGGTAAAAGTAGATATCGACCTGCTGAAAAACTTAACGGTAGGCGCTAACCTGAGCGCTATTTTAAATAAAAGAACGTATGCGCCTACTTCGCAAGAAATAAACTTTATTAATCTAATGCAGGCGAGTCCTACCATTGTGGGTCGCTATCCCAACGGATTATATGGTCCCGGCCGGTTCGGGGAAAGCCCGATGCTTCTGGATCAACGGGGTTACAATAAAATTGACGATAGCCCCCTGTATTCTACTTTTACGGCCACGTATAAAGTGCCTTTTGTATCCGGTTTAAAAATCGACGGTTCCTTTAACTATGATTTAAATAATCAATTAGAAAAAACCTGGAATCTTCCTTATTCCTACTATGAATACAACACCGTAACCGGTGACTACGACAAAAAACAAGCCGCTATTCAGTCGGCAGCGTCCTTAACGGATATCTACCGGAAGTATACCACCATGCTTTATAACGTAAGAGCCACTTACGAAAAAACATTACTGGCCGACCACCACATCGTGGCGATGATCGGGGGGAACAACAGCAGGCAACTTATAGTGATGCCAGTGCTACCCGCCGGAACTTTATAA